The region TTGCGGCCGGCCCGGTAGAGCGCCGCCTGCGACGACACCAGCTCTCCGAGTGACCGTCCACGGTCCACAAACACGGGGACGGACCGGCCGAGCCGTCGTCCACGCCAGAGCAGGAAGACCAGCAGCACCACGCCAGCCCAGAACACCGCCCGCCCCCAGGTGTACGCGAACACGAATCGGAACAGGCCACCACTCCGGGTCTGCCCGAAACCGTGGTGCAGCTCGTCGAACGCCACCGTCTGGCCCTGGCCGCTCGGCCCGATCAGCGAGAGCGCCAGCCGGGCATGGTCAGGGGTCCGCAAGCCCTCGTTCGAGAACAGGTCCGGGACGGTGATCGCGATGACCTCGCCGCGCCCGGCCGTGACGCGAGCGGCCAGCACCGGCCGCCCGCCGGCCGGGGAGGCCTCCTCGCGCTCGCCGTAGAGCAGGGGCGTGAGCCGGCCGCTGGTCCGGGTCAGATCGAAGGCCCGGGCGGTCGCCGTCGCGGGCAACGACATCGGCTCGATCCGTGGATCGAGCCCGGCGCCGTTCGCGGGGACCACCCGCACGATGTCCGCCACCGGCCGCAGTGCAAGGGAGAAGCTCCGCAGCAAGGGCGCTGTCTCGAACGTCGCATGCACCACCAGCCGCCCACCCCGACGGACGAACCGTTCCAGCTCGGCCACTACCGCGCCGTCGAGCGACGAGCGCGGGGCCAACACGACCACCACGTTGGCGTTGCCCGGCACGCGGTACGGCTCTGCCTCGATAGTCGAGACGGTGTGGCCGAGCGCTTCGAGCCAGAGACGGAGCGCTTTCCCACCCGTGGGCTGCGCAGAGTAGACCGTCAGCCGTGGCTGCTCGCGGTTGTCCGGCGAGACCAGCACCAGCATGGCGAACAGCAGCACGAACAGCCCGCCGAACAGCGCCAGCCGCCGGTTCACGGGCGGACGCCCCCGGCAGCGACGGCACGCTCGCTGTCCCGAGCCGACGGTGGATCGACCGCCCCGGCCGCCTCCCAGACGCGCTCGGCCAGCACACTGAAGTGGGCGTACTCGGCCTCAGAGCACGTCTGCTGGCCGTACCAGAGGCGGTCGAAGCGGGCCACCAGCGCCGAGAACGGCTCCACCAGGGACGGATCGCCGGTCAGGTGCGGCAGAAACTCGCGGTTGGTGAGCGCGCCGTCGAACACCAGGTGCGCGCGCTCGTCCAGCCGCAGCAGGACCGCCAGGTAGAGATGATGGACGGCAAGGCGCGGGTCG is a window of Chloroflexota bacterium DNA encoding:
- a CDS encoding DUF4350 domain-containing protein; amino-acid sequence: MNRRLALFGGLFVLLFAMLVLVSPDNREQPRLTVYSAQPTGGKALRLWLEALGHTVSTIEAEPYRVPGNANVVVVLAPRSSLDGAVVAELERFVRRGGRLVVHATFETAPLLRSFSLALRPVADIVRVVPANGAGLDPRIEPMSLPATATARAFDLTRTSGRLTPLLYGEREEASPAGGRPVLAARVTAGRGEVIAITVPDLFSNEGLRTPDHARLALSLIGPSGQGQTVAFDELHHGFGQTRSGGLFRFVFAYTWGRAVFWAGVVLLVFLLWRGRRLGRSVPVFVDRGRSLGELVSSQAALYRAGRKRAWVAEHLARQVRHQLTQAVGLPADATDEELATRARQLGRDPGRALRVLAGVRNARSDRQLVTLTHEARGARAELTAREARPTGP